The Mangrovibacillus cuniculi sequence TTTGGTATCGTAGTAGGACCGGCAGTAGGTGGCTCACTTGCTGAAATAGACTTGGCATACCCGTTCATTTTTGCCGGAATCGCGGCGACTATTGCAGGTATTGTTTCCATTTTTGTTTTACCGGAGTCTCATGCGAAAGAAAAACGTACTGTTCAGACTGGAAAGAGAGTACCTCAATGGAGACAAATGAGAGATGCTCTTCAATCTCCTGTTGGTTTCTTACTAATATTGGTATTTATTATGAGCTTCGGTTTAGCAAACTTTCAAGCCATATTTAGTTACTATGCGTTGGAACGATATGGATACGGTACGAGAGATGTAGGAACTATATTGCTTATAACAGGAGTCGTAGGAATTCTAGTTCAAGGCGTTGGTGTAGGGCGACTTACCCAAAAATTCGGAGAAGCCAAAGTAGTAACATTTGCACTACTTATTAGTAGCATTGGATTTGTAGTGATGACTTGGGCAAATAGCTTCTTATGGGTAATCATTACTACTTCTTTCTTCTTTATTGGAAATTCTCTATTAAGACCATCTTTAAACTCTTATATTTCCAAACTAGCTGGTGATCAGCAAGGAGCTATGATGGGATTAAATAATTCCTTTTTAAGTCTAGGGAATGTGATAGGTCCAATTATTGCAGGTACCATATTTGAGTGGAATATTCATTCACCTTATTTACTAGGTGCCATTATTATGTTTGTTGGTTTAATAGCTATGAGAGCTTGGCTTTCTCAAAACAAAGTAACAAACGTTCATTCTTCTATTTAATTAATTCGTCCTGTAAGGGATAGGGGTACTTTAAATGAGAGAAGGAACAATATACAGATTTTAACGTTAGAGGAGGACAAGAAAGTGAAGAAATTAATGGAATATAACGTTGGTGAACAAGTCCAATTATACTTATTGGTCAAATCACAAACAAAAGGAATTGCAAGTAACGGTAAGGCATTTCTGACGTTAATTTTACAAGATAAATCAGGTGACATTGAAGCAAAGTTTTGGGATGCTTCTTCAGAAGATGAGCAAACGTACCAACCGCAAACAATTGTTCAAGTAGCTGGTGAGATTCATGAATACAGAGGACGCTTGCAGTTAAAGTTGAAACAAATTAGACCTACAAACGAGCAAGATGGTGTGGAAGTAGGGGATTTATTAGAACGAGCTCCTCTTGCAGTAAAAGAAATGCAAGATATTGTCACGCAATATATCTTTGATATGAAGAGTCCTGCGATTCAACGAATTACTAGACATTTAGTCAAAAAAGTAGAGAAAGATTTTTTCTTGTACCCAGCTGCAACAAAGAATCATCATGAATTTGTATCAGGTTTAGCATATCATGTGGTCTCCATGTTGAAGTTAGCTAAGTCAATTGCAGATTTATATCCTTCGTTAGATAGAGATTTACTTTACGCAGGAGTGATATTACATGACTTAGGGAAGGTACAAGAGCTGTCAGGCCCTGTAGCTACAAGTTATACAGTAGAAGGAAATCTATTAGGACATATTAACATCATGGTGGAGCAAATTAGTCAAGCTGCGATCGAGCTGTCGATTGAAGGAGAAGAAGTGATGATCTTAAAGCACCTTGTCTTAAGTCATCATGGTAAAGCTGAGTGGGGCTCACCAAAACCACCGATGGTAAAAGAAGCAGAAATCTTACATTATATTGATAATATTGATGCGAAGATGAATATGCTAGACCGAGCTTTAGAGCGCGTGAAACCAGGAGAGTTTTCTGAAAGAGTGTTTGCACTAGATAACCGAAATTTTTACAAACCAACTTTTCATAATTAATAAGTCTACTTCTTCTTTCTCTATCATATATTCTACTATCTCATGTTTTTAGAGAATTTACATGATGGAGGAGAGTATATACTAATGACACTACCATTTTGGATTTATTTCGTTGTAGCAGGGATCGTATTTAGTGCCATCATGGCAGTTCGCTCAGCTAGGGAAGAACGAGATGAGGAACATGCTTGGATAGAGAAAGAGGGAGAAGTTTATTTAGAGCGTATAGAAGAGGAAAGAAGTAAAAAGAGAGAGCATGTTGGTAGTAACTAACCATATATAAAAGAGGACCCACACTTAAGTGTGGGTCCTCTTTTAATTGAACATTACTTTTCTTCAGTAGATTCTTCAGAAGTTTGACCTTCTTCTTGTCCACCTTGACCTTCTCCACCTTCAGCAGGTGCTTCGAAGTTTAGATATTGATCTAGAGCCGTTTTTAGATCTTCATCTTTAATATCTACTTTAGCTGCTTTTAATTCACGAGCCATAGCAGCTTGGATTACGTCTGGAGTTAATTTAGAAACTTTTAAGTCGTTTTCCATTTTTTCTTTTACTTCTTCAAATGGCTGTTTTTCTTTTTTATCTGTTAATTTAATGATGTGGACGCCAAATTGAGTTTCAACTGGTTCGCTCACTTCACCAACTTCTAGCGCGTATGCCGCTTCTTCAAACGCAGGATCCATTACACCTGTTCCAAAGAATCCAAGGTCTCCACCATTCTCAGCGCTTCCTGGGTCAGTAGAGTACTCTTTTGCAAGCTCAGCGAAGTCTCCACCAGCATCAATTTTACCTTGAACTTCTTTTGCAGTATCCATATCTGCTACTAGGATGTGGCTAGCTTGAATTTCAGGCTTTTGATTTTCATAAAATTCTTTTACTTCTTCTTCTGTTACTTCAATGTCTGCAATTGCAGCTTTCTCTTGAAGCATACCAGTACGGAATGTTTCTTTTAATGCATCTTCGTCAGCAAGACCACTTTGTGCCAAAGCCATCTCGAAGTTTGCGCCTAGTTCTTGTTTCACTTCTTCTACTTTTGCATTTACTTCTTCTTCTGTTACTTCATACTTGTCTGCTAAGACTTTTTCAATTACTAGTTGTTGAAGAGCTTGTTGGCCTGCAACTGTTTTTAGTTCGCTATATAATTCCTCTTTTGTTACATCTCCTGCACTTGTGGAAACAAGTACTTCACCGTCTCCTCCGTTACATGCAGCTAGTCCAATTACACCCGCTGCTAAAGAAAGAGATAATACAAACTTCTTCATATGAACAACTCCTACTCTGATGAAATGTCTTTAAATCTTCAAAGAGTACTATAGCACACTTTTTGGAAGAACGAAAACATTTCGATAAATAAGGAAATAGGCGATAGCTCAAACCCATTCGAATTTCTTGCATATGATGCATGGAAAACGTAAAGGAGGTAAGAAAAATGGGAAACTCATATAATGCTGGTTTTGCGTTACTTGTAGTTCTGTTTATCTTATTAATCATTGTTGGAGCAGCTTATTTAAACTAAGGAATAAACCGCAAACAAAATCCTAATTTTCTATTTGGAGGTGTTATACATGGGTGGACAATACGGAAGTGGTTTCGCGTTAATCGTTGTTCTTTTCATTCTTTTAATCATCGTTGGAGCAGCTTGGTTGTAATAAATAAGTAACCATAAGGTCATCACTCGAATATGGTAAAAAGGGAAGGAGGGGATTACACATGTCACACGGATACAATTCTGGTTTCGCTTTAGTGGTTGTTCTTTTCATTCTATTAATCATCATCGGTGCAGCTTGGTTATACTAATCTAAACGAAGAGACGTCCCAGTAATGGGGCGTCTTTTGTTATGTACATAACAAATAATGACTGCACTGGGATTTCCGCTGCAGGGGGCTTCGAAAAGCGAAAGGCGCGCGTTTAGATGCGGCAGCAAACTTGGAGGGACCGAGGGCTTGTACGTGACGTACTGTCTTCTGCGTTGGTGACGTGATGTCACCGGTTCTTAGCAGAAGGTCCATCCGCAGCCGCCACAGGGCCATCTGAGTTCGCCGAGCATCTGCGTACCTGGAGCTAGACATGGCTCCTCGTCGCGATAGTTCGCGCTCCTGTGGGGTCTCAGTAACCCACCTTTCCCGTAGGAGTCGCCCCCTTCCGCTCCAATCCCTATATATAGTAGAAGTAATAAATTACTGCATTTATATAGGTTTGAGAATTAATTTACTTTTAATGATCAGCTATAAAAATATAAAAACAGCACCCCTTAGAAAATCTTTTACATTATCACTGTTATTCAAGTAAAAAAGCCACACAGAAAAGAATTTTTCTGTGTGGCTTTTTTACTGAATTAGAGGCATCAATTAAAATTTGATATCCACGTAAGTTGATAGTAACAAAATAGTGATTAGGATATTTATTGTACGAAAAACCTTTGGTTGTTTTTCATCTGGGACCTCTTTTTGTAAACAAAGTTGAAACGTTAATCGATTAATAAAATACAGAATAATACCCGCGTATATTAGAAAGACGGGAAGCATTCTATCCCCTCCTATCTTCAGTACATCTTTACCATACCAAAAAATGAGTATAAAGAATAGTCAAGATGCTTCGTTAACTAAAACTTCAAAGCCTATACTGTTTTCTTCTATATAAGAAGCGTTAGGGCACGTAACAATGGATTTTAAAATAAATAAATCTTGTGCACATATTCCAAAATGGACAGCTTGTAAAATAGTGAAATAATGTGAATATGCTGGAAAAGCAAAAGTTAGCGAGCTAAGAATTAAACTGTTTATTAGTAATGGGAACATAAGACTAGTTAAGTAATGCCATTTAACTAACGGTTTTCTAACCTGTATTGTTAAGAGTGGAACAAATTTACCTAACGTTGACCAAGAAAATTTCATATCATGCCATAAATGAATGATGGGTAATATATGAAAAAACTTGTGAAGGGGATATAATAGTATAAGCCCAATAATAAGAATTAGAACATGGTCATCTCTATTTGGTGTTTGACTCCAAAGATGGACAGGTACATATATGACACAAAAAGTTATTACTGCAATAAGCAGGGACCAGATAATCATGCGATCTTTTGAATGAACTTTTTGTTTACGATAAGGTTGATAACAGTGCACAAAAAGCAACCTCCTATAAAGCATTGTTTAGT is a genomic window containing:
- a CDS encoding YjcZ family sporulation protein, which produces MGNSYNAGFALLVVLFILLIIVGAAYLN
- a CDS encoding peptidylprolyl isomerase; this encodes MKKFVLSLSLAAGVIGLAACNGGDGEVLVSTSAGDVTKEELYSELKTVAGQQALQQLVIEKVLADKYEVTEEEVNAKVEEVKQELGANFEMALAQSGLADEDALKETFRTGMLQEKAAIADIEVTEEEVKEFYENQKPEIQASHILVADMDTAKEVQGKIDAGGDFAELAKEYSTDPGSAENGGDLGFFGTGVMDPAFEEAAYALEVGEVSEPVETQFGVHIIKLTDKKEKQPFEEVKEKMENDLKVSKLTPDVIQAAMARELKAAKVDIKDEDLKTALDQYLNFEAPAEGGEGQGGQEEGQTSEESTEEK
- the yhaM gene encoding 3'-5' exoribonuclease YhaM — encoded protein: MEYNVGEQVQLYLLVKSQTKGIASNGKAFLTLILQDKSGDIEAKFWDASSEDEQTYQPQTIVQVAGEIHEYRGRLQLKLKQIRPTNEQDGVEVGDLLERAPLAVKEMQDIVTQYIFDMKSPAIQRITRHLVKKVEKDFFLYPAATKNHHEFVSGLAYHVVSMLKLAKSIADLYPSLDRDLLYAGVILHDLGKVQELSGPVATSYTVEGNLLGHINIMVEQISQAAIELSIEGEEVMILKHLVLSHHGKAEWGSPKPPMVKEAEILHYIDNIDAKMNMLDRALERVKPGEFSERVFALDNRNFYKPTFHN
- a CDS encoding MFS transporter codes for the protein MKADNAQQRSIVPLVLLSFNLFIVMLGIGLVIPVLPFYIEEFQANAQTLGLLVAVFAFMQFLFAPIWGRLSDKIGRKPLITIGLFGFAAAEFIFAYAIGLWMLFLSRMLAGIFGSAIMPTAMAYVSDVTTPEKRGQGMGILGASMGFGIVVGPAVGGSLAEIDLAYPFIFAGIAATIAGIVSIFVLPESHAKEKRTVQTGKRVPQWRQMRDALQSPVGFLLILVFIMSFGLANFQAIFSYYALERYGYGTRDVGTILLITGVVGILVQGVGVGRLTQKFGEAKVVTFALLISSIGFVVMTWANSFLWVIITTSFFFIGNSLLRPSLNSYISKLAGDQQGAMMGLNNSFLSLGNVIGPIIAGTIFEWNIHSPYLLGAIIMFVGLIAMRAWLSQNKVTNVHSSI
- a CDS encoding YjcZ family sporulation protein, with amino-acid sequence MGGQYGSGFALIVVLFILLIIVGAAWL
- a CDS encoding YjcZ family sporulation protein, which translates into the protein MSHGYNSGFALVVVLFILLIIIGAAWLY
- a CDS encoding DUF3267 domain-containing protein, with amino-acid sequence MHCYQPYRKQKVHSKDRMIIWSLLIAVITFCVIYVPVHLWSQTPNRDDHVLILIIGLILLYPLHKFFHILPIIHLWHDMKFSWSTLGKFVPLLTIQVRKPLVKWHYLTSLMFPLLINSLILSSLTFAFPAYSHYFTILQAVHFGICAQDLFILKSIVTCPNASYIEENSIGFEVLVNEAS
- a CDS encoding sporulation YhaL family protein: MTLPFWIYFVVAGIVFSAIMAVRSAREERDEEHAWIEKEGEVYLERIEEERSKKREHVGSN